In Pseudomonas sp. MM213, a genomic segment contains:
- a CDS encoding MFS transporter has translation MPIALLALTLSAFAIGTTEFVIVGLLPTIGADLGVSLPSAGLLVSLYALGVAIGAPVLTALTGKVPRKMLLLSLMVLFTLGNLLAWKAPSYESLIIARIVTGLAHGVFFSIGSTIATSLVPKEKAASAIAIMFTGLTVALVTGVPLGTFIGQHFGWRETFLAVSALGVIAFIGSLLYVPKNITHSKPASLLEQLQVLKQPRLLLVYAMTAVGYGGSFIAFTFLAPILQDISGFSAGTVSLVLLVYGISVAVGNIWGGKLADKRGPIKALKIIFALLAAVLFVLTFTAGNPWLALATVLVWGAVAFGNVPGLQVYVVRQAEHHTPNAVDVASGLNIAAFNLGIAGGAWGGGLIVAHMGLIHTAWIGGLVVLVALALTAWSGRLDRLGPVYAAGSTRIVAGH, from the coding sequence ATGCCCATTGCCTTGCTCGCGCTGACCCTCAGCGCCTTCGCCATCGGGACGACCGAGTTCGTCATCGTTGGCCTGTTACCCACTATCGGCGCCGACCTCGGCGTCAGCCTGCCGTCCGCCGGCCTGCTGGTCAGCCTCTATGCCCTGGGCGTTGCCATCGGTGCCCCGGTGCTGACCGCCCTCACCGGCAAAGTCCCGCGCAAAATGCTGCTGTTGTCGCTGATGGTGCTGTTCACCCTTGGCAACCTGCTGGCGTGGAAAGCACCGAGCTACGAATCGCTGATCATTGCGCGAATCGTCACCGGCCTGGCCCACGGGGTGTTTTTCTCGATTGGCTCGACCATCGCCACCAGCCTCGTGCCGAAGGAAAAAGCCGCCAGCGCGATTGCGATCATGTTCACCGGCCTGACGGTGGCGCTGGTCACCGGCGTACCGTTGGGGACGTTCATCGGTCAGCATTTCGGCTGGCGTGAAACCTTCCTCGCTGTCTCTGCTTTGGGTGTGATTGCGTTCATCGGCAGCCTGCTCTATGTGCCGAAAAACATCACCCACAGCAAACCGGCTTCGCTGCTGGAGCAGTTGCAGGTCCTCAAACAACCGCGCTTGCTGTTGGTGTATGCCATGACGGCGGTCGGTTACGGCGGTTCGTTCATCGCCTTCACGTTCCTTGCGCCGATTCTTCAAGACATCTCTGGTTTCAGCGCCGGCACCGTCAGCCTGGTGTTGCTGGTGTACGGCATCTCGGTGGCCGTCGGTAACATCTGGGGCGGCAAACTGGCCGACAAACGCGGCCCGATCAAAGCCCTGAAAATCATCTTCGCCCTGCTCGCCGCCGTGTTGTTCGTGCTGACCTTCACCGCCGGCAACCCGTGGCTCGCGCTGGCCACCGTGCTGGTCTGGGGCGCGGTCGCTTTCGGCAACGTGCCGGGCTTGCAGGTGTATGTGGTGCGTCAGGCCGAACATCACACGCCGAATGCGGTGGACGTGGCTTCCGGCCTGAACATCGCGGCGTTCAACCTCGGCATTGCCGGTGGCGCGTGGGGCGGTGGTTTGATCGTCGCCCACATGGGCCTGATCCATACCGCGTGGATCGGTGGTCTGGTGGTGTTGGTGGCGCTGGCGCTGACTGCATGGAGCGGTCGCCTCGATCGCCTCGGCCCGGTCTATGCCGCGGGCTCAACCCGCATAGTCGCCGGCCACTGA
- a CDS encoding endonuclease/exonuclease/phosphatase family protein, with product MNRAEQFNPDDDSSGTVNAVRRFTVLTVNTHKGFTALNRRFILPELREAVRSVSADVVFLQEVHGTHEHHPQRYSNWPTMPQYEFLADTLWPQFAYGRNAVYPAGDHGNALLSKFQIIRHDNLDVSISGHENRGILHCVLRLPVDGPEVHAICIHLGLRETHRNEQLKLLTQRLAELPSDAPVIVAGDFNDWRQRADAMLKPCGLREVFAELHGKPARSFPARLPALRLDRIYVRNLKASHPQVLAARPWSHLSDHAPLSVEIEL from the coding sequence ATGAACCGCGCCGAGCAGTTCAACCCCGACGATGACTCGTCAGGAACCGTGAACGCCGTACGCCGCTTCACCGTGCTGACGGTCAACACGCACAAGGGTTTCACCGCGCTCAACCGGCGTTTCATCCTGCCGGAATTGCGCGAAGCCGTGCGCAGCGTGTCCGCCGACGTGGTGTTTTTGCAGGAAGTCCACGGCACCCACGAGCACCATCCCCAGCGTTACAGCAACTGGCCGACGATGCCGCAGTACGAATTCCTCGCCGACACGCTGTGGCCGCAATTCGCCTACGGACGCAACGCGGTGTACCCGGCAGGCGATCACGGCAATGCACTGTTGTCGAAATTCCAGATCATTCGCCACGACAACCTCGACGTGTCCATCAGCGGACACGAAAACCGCGGCATCCTGCATTGCGTATTGCGCTTGCCCGTCGATGGCCCGGAGGTGCACGCGATTTGCATCCATCTGGGGCTGCGTGAAACCCATCGCAATGAACAGCTGAAGCTGCTGACCCAACGCCTCGCAGAATTGCCGAGCGACGCGCCGGTGATTGTCGCCGGTGACTTCAACGACTGGCGTCAGCGCGCCGACGCAATGCTCAAGCCCTGTGGTTTGCGCGAGGTGTTTGCCGAACTCCACGGCAAACCGGCGCGCAGTTTTCCGGCGCGCTTGCCGGCCTTGCGCCTGGACCGCATCTACGTGCGCAACCTCAAGGCCAGCCATCCGCAAGTCCTGGCGGCGCGGCCCTGGTCCCACCTTTCCGACCACGCACCACTATCGGTGGAGATCGAGCTATGA
- the clsB gene encoding cardiolipin synthase ClsB, which produces MSSAPMEKTTVDHVPTNPPVREPGVVDVQYGWQGNNRVELLENGEEYFPRVFEAMRQAKTEILLETFIVFEDKVGEELQQVLIDAAQRDVRVTASLDGFGCGELSTDYLTALSEAGVHLQIFDPAPKRLGIRTNWFRRLHRKIVVVDGTIAFIGGINFSADHLADFGPEAKQDYSVEVQGPAVTDIHHFALLQSGRPARAKYWWQRRRQRRSELAFNDHDGQVRLVYRDNGDHQSDIEEVYRHVLRSAQRRVVIANAYFFPGYRLLREIRNAARRGVEVRLILQGQPDMRVAKLAARMTYDYLLKSGVQIHEYCERPLHGKVALVDEDWSTVGSSNLDPLSLAMNLEANVLIRDRAFNRDLFERLERLSDNHCKAMCANKSPRGRVWHMTVGFLVFHFLRHFPAWAGWLPAHKPRLKPFTHLAGGDHHEPR; this is translated from the coding sequence ATGAGCAGCGCACCGATGGAAAAAACCACCGTGGATCACGTGCCCACCAACCCGCCGGTGCGCGAACCCGGCGTGGTCGACGTTCAATATGGCTGGCAGGGCAACAACCGGGTGGAACTGCTGGAAAACGGCGAAGAATATTTCCCTCGGGTGTTCGAAGCCATGCGCCAGGCCAAGACTGAAATCCTCCTGGAAACCTTCATCGTTTTCGAGGACAAGGTCGGCGAAGAGCTGCAGCAAGTGCTGATCGACGCGGCTCAACGCGACGTACGCGTCACGGCCAGTCTCGACGGGTTTGGTTGTGGCGAGTTGAGCACCGATTACCTCACCGCGTTGAGCGAGGCCGGCGTGCACCTGCAAATATTTGACCCGGCACCGAAGCGTCTGGGTATCCGCACCAATTGGTTCCGGCGCCTGCACCGCAAAATCGTGGTGGTCGACGGCACGATTGCGTTCATCGGCGGGATCAACTTTTCCGCCGACCATCTGGCCGACTTCGGCCCCGAGGCCAAACAGGATTACTCGGTTGAAGTGCAAGGCCCGGCGGTGACCGACATTCATCATTTCGCCCTGCTGCAAAGCGGTCGCCCGGCCCGCGCCAAATACTGGTGGCAACGCCGGCGGCAGCGGCGCTCGGAACTGGCGTTCAACGATCACGATGGCCAGGTCCGTTTGGTGTACCGCGACAACGGAGATCATCAATCCGATATCGAAGAGGTTTATCGACATGTCCTGCGCAGCGCCCAGCGTCGCGTGGTGATTGCCAACGCCTATTTCTTTCCCGGTTATCGCTTGCTGCGCGAGATACGCAACGCCGCGCGGCGAGGCGTCGAGGTGCGACTGATCCTGCAAGGCCAGCCGGACATGAGGGTGGCCAAACTGGCCGCGCGCATGACCTATGACTACCTGCTCAAATCCGGGGTGCAGATTCACGAATATTGCGAGCGCCCGCTGCACGGCAAAGTCGCGCTGGTGGACGAAGACTGGAGCACCGTCGGCTCGAGCAACCTCGACCCGCTGAGCCTGGCGATGAACCTGGAAGCCAATGTGCTGATCCGCGATCGCGCCTTCAACCGCGATTTGTTCGAACGCCTCGAGAGGCTGAGCGACAACCACTGCAAAGCCATGTGTGCAAACAAATCCCCACGCGGACGGGTCTGGCACATGACCGTCGGTTTTCTGGTGTTCCACTTCCTGCGGCACTTCCCGGCATGGGCCGGTTGGCTGCCGGCACACAAGCCACGCCTGAAGCCCTTCACCCACCTCGCCGGGGGCGATCACCATGAACCGCGCTGA
- a CDS encoding lysylphosphatidylglycerol synthase domain-containing protein, with protein sequence MNRAETHSAPHADSPHKSHWSRWKKPLTMLFFLALIVLFTMLAQRIEWNEVFDTLADFKVRTLVIASGLTLVSFLVYACFDLIGRTYIRQDLTWKQILPVGIISYAFNLNLSAWVGGIAMRYRLYSRLGVSKSNIAKILGLSLATNWFGYMVIAGAMFSSGLVRMPPGWKLSSGALQGVGVLLLLVSAGYLAACQYSKRREWAIRGVEINLPSLRMAVLQLALGALNWSLMAAVIFTLLPSKLDYPLVLGVLLISAIAGVITHIPAGLGVLEAVFVALLQHEASRGSLVAGLLAYRAIYFILPLLITLVMYLIVEAKAKSLRIAKKPK encoded by the coding sequence ATGAACCGCGCTGAAACCCATTCGGCGCCTCACGCCGACAGCCCGCACAAGTCGCATTGGAGTCGCTGGAAAAAACCGCTGACGATGCTTTTTTTCCTGGCGCTGATCGTCCTGTTCACGATGCTGGCCCAACGCATCGAATGGAACGAGGTGTTCGACACCCTCGCCGATTTCAAGGTGCGCACGCTGGTCATCGCTTCCGGGCTGACGCTGGTGAGTTTTCTGGTGTACGCCTGTTTCGACCTGATTGGCCGCACCTATATTCGTCAGGACCTGACCTGGAAACAGATCCTGCCAGTGGGGATCATCAGCTACGCCTTCAACCTCAACCTGAGTGCCTGGGTCGGCGGCATTGCCATGCGCTATCGGCTTTACTCGCGGCTCGGCGTGAGCAAAAGCAACATCGCAAAAATCCTCGGCCTGAGCCTGGCGACCAACTGGTTCGGCTACATGGTGATTGCCGGCGCGATGTTCAGCAGTGGGCTGGTGCGCATGCCACCGGGCTGGAAACTCAGCAGTGGTGCGTTGCAGGGCGTGGGGGTTTTGTTGCTGTTGGTGAGCGCGGGATACCTGGCGGCCTGTCAGTATTCCAAGCGGCGGGAGTGGGCGATTCGCGGCGTCGAAATCAACCTGCCGTCCCTGCGCATGGCGGTGCTGCAACTGGCGCTCGGGGCGCTGAACTGGTCGCTGATGGCGGCGGTGATCTTCACCCTTCTGCCGAGCAAGCTGGATTATCCGCTGGTGCTTGGCGTGTTGTTGATCAGCGCGATTGCCGGGGTGATCACGCACATTCCAGCGGGGCTCGGGGTGTTGGAGGCGGTGTTTGTCGCGTTGCTGCAGCATGAGGCTTCGCGGGGGAGCCTGGTGGCGGGGTTGCTGGCGTATCGGGCGATTTATTTCATCTTGCCGTTGTTGATTACGTTGGTGATGTATTTGATTGTCGAGGCCAAGGCCAAGTCGTTGCGGATTGCGAAGAAACCCAAGTAG
- a CDS encoding alpha/beta hydrolase family protein, with translation MTARSETIQIDIDDEQMSGTFLSPKSKVPGVLFVHGWGGSQERDLERAKGIAGLGCVCLTFDLRGHTGGTGIPLTRVSREDNLRDLLAAYDRLLAHPALDTSAIAVVGTSYGGYLAAILTSLRPVRWLALRVPALYRDEQWHAPKRELDKLDLRDYRSTLVRADSNRALHACSQFTGDVLLVESETDDYVPHATIMSYRAACQQTHSLTHRIIDGADHALSEPVSQQAYTSILVDWITEMVVGERLSIIQST, from the coding sequence ATGACGGCTAGAAGCGAAACCATTCAGATCGACATCGACGATGAACAGATGAGCGGGACTTTTCTCAGCCCCAAATCGAAGGTCCCCGGCGTGCTCTTCGTGCACGGTTGGGGCGGCAGTCAGGAGCGTGATCTTGAACGGGCCAAAGGCATCGCAGGTCTGGGCTGCGTGTGCCTGACGTTCGACTTGCGCGGGCACACCGGCGGCACCGGCATTCCACTGACGCGGGTTTCCCGCGAAGACAACCTGCGAGACCTGCTGGCGGCGTACGATCGATTGCTCGCGCATCCGGCGCTCGACACCTCGGCGATCGCCGTGGTCGGCACCAGTTATGGCGGTTATCTGGCTGCGATTCTGACCTCATTGCGCCCCGTGCGCTGGCTGGCGCTGCGGGTGCCGGCGTTGTATCGCGATGAGCAATGGCACGCGCCCAAGCGCGAACTGGACAAGCTCGATTTGCGTGATTACCGCAGCACGCTGGTGCGCGCCGACAGCAATCGCGCGTTGCATGCCTGTTCGCAATTTACCGGGGATGTGCTGCTGGTGGAGTCCGAGACTGACGACTATGTGCCCCACGCGACCATCATGAGTTACCGGGCGGCGTGTCAGCAGACGCACTCGCTGACCCACCGCATCATCGACGGCGCCGATCACGCGTTGAGCGAGCCGGTTTCACAGCAGGCGTATACGTCGATCCTGGTGGACTGGATTACCGAGATGGTGGTGGGTGAGCGGTTGAGCATTATCCAGTCGACGTAA
- a CDS encoding DUF3182 family protein has translation MTPTNRKKLVVAHSVRPDAPQHEVETNHALARWLAQVLGFKFGGSYDPEHHSGRDLYLLPTQTIVGAAAARQLGVKGPEDLWGGYVEHDFICTKAISHGLRNKNAFAPHGWSPLFCERVRNVVLKGLSVFSLDDARPAAEHLLDSGPIRLKPIHACAGRGQEVIQSLDQFDAILGRPDAKALFTEGVVLEQDLTEVVTHSVGQSFIGDTVLSYCGDQYLTADGHGEQVYGGSNLLVVQGGYDELLELQLPDDVRLAIRQAQVFDRAADEAYPGFYASRRNYDIAQGLDSNGTQRSGVLEQSWRMGGASSAEVAALQSFVNDPQMSAIRVSSVETYIDQALPADAIEVYRGPAHNSEFLLKYVTVKSYDG, from the coding sequence ATGACCCCAACAAACCGCAAGAAACTGGTGGTCGCCCATTCGGTGCGGCCCGACGCACCACAGCACGAAGTCGAAACCAATCACGCATTGGCCCGTTGGCTGGCGCAGGTTCTCGGGTTTAAATTCGGCGGCAGCTACGACCCCGAACACCACAGCGGTCGCGATCTTTATCTGTTGCCGACACAAACCATTGTCGGCGCTGCTGCCGCGCGGCAATTGGGCGTCAAGGGCCCGGAGGATTTGTGGGGCGGCTATGTCGAGCATGATTTCATCTGCACCAAAGCCATCAGCCACGGCTTGCGCAACAAAAACGCTTTTGCTCCGCACGGCTGGTCGCCGTTGTTTTGCGAACGGGTGCGCAACGTGGTGCTCAAGGGTCTCAGCGTGTTCTCCCTCGACGATGCTCGGCCTGCGGCGGAGCATTTGCTCGATAGCGGCCCGATTCGCCTGAAACCGATCCATGCCTGCGCCGGGCGCGGTCAGGAGGTGATCCAGAGCCTCGACCAATTTGATGCGATCCTCGGCAGACCCGATGCCAAGGCGCTATTCACCGAAGGCGTGGTGTTGGAGCAAGACCTGACCGAGGTGGTGACCCACAGCGTCGGCCAAAGCTTCATCGGCGACACAGTGCTGAGTTACTGCGGTGATCAGTACCTGACCGCAGACGGTCATGGCGAGCAGGTTTATGGTGGTTCCAATCTGCTCGTGGTGCAGGGCGGTTACGACGAACTGCTCGAACTGCAACTGCCCGACGACGTGCGGCTGGCCATCCGGCAAGCGCAGGTGTTCGACCGTGCGGCGGACGAGGCCTATCCCGGTTTCTATGCCTCGCGGCGCAACTATGACATCGCGCAAGGCCTGGACAGTAACGGCACACAGCGCAGCGGCGTGCTTGAACAGTCCTGGCGCATGGGCGGTGCCAGCAGCGCCGAAGTGGCGGCGTTGCAGAGCTTCGTCAACGACCCGCAGATGAGCGCGATTCGTGTGTCCTCGGTAGAAACCTACATCGATCAAGCGCTCCCGGCGGACGCCATCGAGGTGTACCGCGGGCCGGCGCACAACAGTGAATTTCTCCTCAAGTACGTAACGGTCAAATCCTATGACGGCTAG
- a CDS encoding GlxA family transcriptional regulator, which translates to MDAQRPIAELGVLIYPGAQMAAVHGLTDLFGVANRIAADYQAAQLPLLRVSHWQVDGDQPPQRIYDSHPAPDGALVAVLIPPSIAGFSEGQAPQGLLRWIRQQHAQGATLGGVCVGSILLAESGLLDGRSATTHWTSAKAFAERYPAIKLKADTPIVDDGDLITTAGLMAWSELGLRLVDRLLGPSIATGTARFLVVEHSDSASECGSNFSPILSHGDASILKVQHWLQSTGATDVSLATMAERAGLEERTFLRRFRAATGLKPTEYCQHLRVGKAREMLEFTNGTIDHIAWTVGYQDPSAFRATFKKITGLAPSDYRTRFGVSPTAAAR; encoded by the coding sequence ATGGACGCACAAAGGCCAATCGCCGAGCTGGGTGTGCTGATTTATCCCGGCGCGCAGATGGCGGCGGTGCACGGGCTGACCGACTTGTTCGGCGTGGCGAACCGGATTGCCGCCGACTATCAGGCGGCGCAGTTGCCGTTGTTGCGGGTCAGCCATTGGCAGGTCGATGGCGATCAACCACCCCAGCGCATCTACGACAGCCATCCCGCGCCAGACGGCGCATTGGTGGCGGTGTTGATCCCGCCGTCGATTGCCGGTTTCTCCGAAGGCCAGGCGCCGCAAGGCTTGCTGCGCTGGATTCGTCAGCAACACGCACAAGGCGCAACCCTCGGCGGCGTTTGCGTGGGCTCGATTCTATTGGCTGAAAGCGGCCTGCTTGACGGCCGTAGCGCCACCACCCACTGGACGTCGGCCAAGGCGTTCGCCGAGCGCTATCCGGCGATCAAGCTCAAGGCCGATACACCGATCGTCGATGACGGCGACTTGATCACCACCGCCGGGTTGATGGCCTGGTCCGAGCTGGGTTTGCGTCTGGTCGACCGATTGCTGGGGCCGAGCATCGCCACCGGCACTGCGCGGTTTCTGGTGGTGGAACACAGCGACAGTGCGAGTGAATGTGGCAGCAACTTTTCACCGATTCTCAGCCACGGCGACGCCTCGATTCTCAAGGTGCAGCATTGGCTGCAAAGCACCGGCGCGACCGATGTGTCGCTGGCGACCATGGCTGAACGGGCAGGGCTGGAAGAACGTACTTTCCTGCGCAGATTTCGTGCTGCAACCGGGCTGAAACCCACCGAGTACTGCCAGCACCTGCGGGTCGGCAAGGCCCGGGAAATGTTGGAGTTCACCAACGGCACCATCGACCACATTGCCTGGACCGTCGGTTATCAGGACCCGAGTGCCTTCCGTGCGACGTTCAAGAAAATTACCGGGCTGGCGCCGAGTGATTATCGGACGCGGTTTGGGGTTTCGCCGACCGCCGCAGCCCGATAG
- a CDS encoding cysteine hydrolase family protein, with amino-acid sequence MAKQALIVVDIQNDYFPQGKWPLVGADAAADNAVRLLKAFRDAGDSVVHIRHEFTSDEAPFFTPGSEGAKLHPKVLNRADEPVVLKHFVNSFRETELQSILDEQGIKELVVVGSMSHMCVDGITRAAADMGYAVTVIHDACASRDLEFNGLTVPAAHVHAAFMSALGFAYARVVSTGEFLAG; translated from the coding sequence ATGGCCAAGCAAGCACTCATCGTAGTTGATATCCAAAACGACTACTTCCCCCAGGGCAAGTGGCCGCTGGTTGGCGCGGACGCTGCAGCGGATAACGCCGTACGTCTGCTCAAAGCCTTTCGTGATGCCGGTGATTCGGTGGTGCACATTCGCCACGAGTTCACTTCCGACGAAGCGCCCTTCTTCACCCCGGGCTCCGAGGGCGCGAAGCTGCATCCCAAAGTCCTGAACCGCGCCGACGAGCCGGTGGTGCTCAAGCACTTCGTCAACTCGTTCCGCGAAACTGAATTGCAGTCAATTCTCGACGAGCAGGGTATCAAGGAGTTGGTGGTGGTTGGCAGCATGAGTCACATGTGCGTCGATGGCATTACCCGTGCGGCCGCCGACATGGGTTATGCCGTCACTGTCATTCATGACGCCTGTGCCTCGCGGGATTTGGAGTTCAACGGACTTACGGTTCCGGCTGCCCATGTTCATGCTGCGTTCATGTCGGCGTTGGGTTTTGCCTATGCTCGTGTGGTGTCTACTGGCGAGTTTCTGGCTGGTTGA
- a CDS encoding YjfI family protein, whose protein sequence is MKQMRAGLGAAGYVKHETWVLPENRSLLKQMEKQLRQPILAGSFMSENYMSAGNNWNIDRLYSALQALDEVVSNDITLSLVQGSESSIKLEMNDFGGLPIYIAVVGDQIIVDTVLVDVESIKDVPAFNDAVLRSREMFPLSSIGIESMPNGQVVYNMFGALSSDSSLTNVVTEVKTLVDNVQRASEAFERFFN, encoded by the coding sequence ATGAAGCAGATGCGCGCGGGCCTGGGTGCCGCCGGTTATGTAAAACACGAGACTTGGGTGCTTCCCGAAAACCGAAGCCTGCTCAAGCAGATGGAGAAACAGCTACGCCAACCGATCCTGGCTGGCTCATTCATGTCGGAGAATTACATGAGCGCAGGTAACAACTGGAACATCGATCGCCTCTACAGCGCCCTTCAAGCCCTGGACGAAGTGGTCTCGAACGACATCACCCTCTCCCTCGTCCAAGGCTCCGAATCCAGCATCAAGCTGGAAATGAACGACTTCGGTGGCTTGCCGATTTACATCGCGGTAGTGGGCGACCAGATCATCGTCGATACCGTGCTGGTCGACGTCGAGTCGATCAAGGACGTGCCGGCCTTCAATGATGCCGTGCTGCGCAGCCGGGAAATGTTCCCGCTGTCGTCGATCGGCATCGAGTCCATGCCCAACGGGCAGGTCGTTTACAACATGTTTGGCGCACTCAGCTCCGACTCGAGCCTGACCAACGTCGTGACCGAGGTCAAAACCCTCGTCGACAACGTGCAGCGCGCCAGCGAAGCCTTCGAACGTTTTTTCAATTAA
- a CDS encoding PspA/IM30 family protein: MTQSIWSKLFTALRGGANEVGESIVDQQALRILDQEIRDADSALANAKRELVTIMAKHKLSADRVSEYNAKIKDLESKALAAIQANREDLALEVAEAISTLTNELDVEQKQATEFGGYADNMRKDITKAESRIKSLRQQVDMAKARESVQKAQVSASIASGGANGKLETAVGTLNRLQAKQQQRAAELEAQDQLADASTGTDLERKLREAGITPDAGSANAILERLKQKSAE, from the coding sequence ATGACTCAGTCCATCTGGAGCAAATTGTTCACCGCACTGCGTGGCGGTGCCAATGAAGTCGGCGAATCGATCGTCGACCAACAGGCCCTGCGCATCCTCGACCAGGAAATCCGCGATGCCGACAGCGCGCTGGCCAACGCCAAGCGTGAGCTGGTCACCATCATGGCCAAGCACAAACTGTCCGCAGATCGCGTCAGCGAGTACAACGCCAAGATCAAGGACCTGGAATCCAAGGCGCTGGCCGCCATTCAGGCCAACCGCGAAGACCTGGCACTGGAAGTGGCCGAAGCCATTTCGACCCTGACCAACGAGCTGGATGTCGAGCAGAAGCAGGCCACCGAATTCGGCGGTTATGCGGACAACATGCGCAAAGACATCACCAAGGCTGAAAGCCGCATCAAGAGCCTGCGCCAGCAAGTGGACATGGCCAAGGCCCGTGAAAGCGTGCAGAAAGCCCAGGTCAGCGCGTCCATCGCCAGCGGCGGCGCCAACGGCAAACTGGAAACCGCAGTCGGCACGCTGAACCGCTTGCAAGCCAAGCAGCAGCAACGCGCCGCTGAACTGGAAGCCCAGGACCAACTGGCCGATGCCTCGACCGGCACCGACCTGGAGCGCAAACTGCGCGAAGCCGGCATCACGCCGGACGCGGGCAGCGCCAACGCGATCCTGGAGCGCCTGAAGCAGAAATCGGCTGAGTAA
- a CDS encoding rhomboid family intramembrane serine protease, with protein MDALKGFKTIASLAIFMVVLQLLNVATGYSLVAFGLVPRTAHGLVGIITSPFLHASFAHLSANLIPFLILGTLVIVDGLNRFLAVSAIIILLGGALVWLFGFSGVHIGASGWVFGLWAYLLSRAWFHRSWGNLITASVVALLYGGLVFGFLPRQGVSFEGHLFGALAGFIAAKVLFSAPRSRFNAAG; from the coding sequence ATGGATGCCCTGAAGGGTTTCAAGACAATCGCCAGCCTCGCCATTTTCATGGTGGTGCTGCAACTGCTCAACGTCGCGACCGGCTACAGCCTTGTGGCATTCGGCCTGGTGCCGAGAACAGCCCACGGACTGGTCGGCATCATCACCTCGCCTTTTTTGCACGCGTCCTTTGCGCACCTCAGCGCCAACCTGATTCCCTTCCTGATTCTGGGCACCCTGGTCATTGTCGACGGGCTCAACCGGTTCCTGGCCGTCAGCGCGATCATCATTCTGCTGGGCGGCGCACTGGTCTGGCTGTTCGGGTTTTCCGGCGTGCACATTGGCGCCAGCGGCTGGGTATTCGGGCTGTGGGCCTACCTCCTGTCCCGCGCCTGGTTTCACCGCAGCTGGGGCAACCTGATCACGGCCAGTGTCGTGGCGTTGCTCTATGGCGGCCTGGTCTTTGGCTTTCTTCCGCGTCAGGGTGTGTCCTTCGAAGGACATCTCTTTGGGGCGCTCGCCGGATTTATTGCAGCCAAGGTACTTTTCTCTGCGCCGCGCAGCAGGTTTAATGCCGCCGGTTAA
- a CDS encoding ion channel has protein sequence MSIFLLLRMYASSLFHRFGWVGLVIALAVHLTTAYLGLVLLGEQHLTAPATFTYFYLTTTLTVGYGDLAPQTSAGRIFVATWVMLGGIALLTAAIGKTTSSVIDVWRKSMKGKGDYTGNVGHTVLIGWEGASSERVVELLLQDETSNDNLIVICDCTLEENPMPGQASFIKGESLSSVALLLRAGVPGAERVLVRTHSDDLTLATVLAVNQLKPVGHVVAHFNDSEIASLASAYAPSLECTSSMAIEMLVRASQDPGSSVVINELLCVGQGATQYLMKLPDTFNATFGDLYTQMKERHNATLIGYRAKGARQPSINPPGATRVEGGELFYIASTRLKEISNGMV, from the coding sequence ATGTCGATTTTCCTTTTATTGCGCATGTATGCCTCGTCCCTCTTCCACCGATTCGGTTGGGTGGGACTGGTCATCGCCTTGGCCGTGCACCTGACCACGGCGTATCTGGGCCTGGTGTTGCTGGGCGAACAGCACCTCACCGCCCCCGCCACATTTACCTACTTCTATCTCACCACCACGCTTACCGTAGGCTATGGCGATCTCGCGCCACAGACATCGGCGGGGCGCATTTTCGTGGCCACCTGGGTCATGCTCGGCGGCATTGCGCTGCTGACGGCAGCCATCGGCAAAACCACCAGCAGCGTTATCGATGTATGGAGAAAAAGCATGAAGGGCAAAGGTGACTACACCGGCAATGTCGGGCATACGGTGCTCATCGGCTGGGAAGGTGCATCCAGCGAACGGGTCGTTGAGTTGTTGCTTCAGGATGAAACCTCCAACGACAACCTGATCGTCATTTGCGATTGCACCCTTGAAGAAAACCCCATGCCTGGCCAGGCGTCCTTCATCAAGGGCGAAAGCCTGTCCTCGGTGGCGCTGCTACTGCGCGCCGGCGTTCCCGGTGCCGAACGCGTTCTGGTGCGAACCCATTCAGACGACCTGACCCTGGCCACCGTGCTGGCGGTCAATCAACTGAAGCCTGTCGGGCATGTGGTCGCCCACTTCAATGACAGTGAAATCGCCTCGCTCGCCAGCGCCTACGCCCCCAGCCTGGAATGCACATCAAGCATGGCCATCGAGATGCTTGTGCGCGCGTCCCAGGACCCCGGCTCGTCCGTGGTCATCAACGAATTGCTGTGCGTGGGCCAGGGCGCGACCCAATACCTGATGAAACTGCCCGATACGTTTAACGCGACCTTCGGCGATCTGTACACGCAGATGAAAGAACGTCACAACGCCACCCTCATCGGCTACCGCGCCAAGGGCGCCCGACAACCATCGATCAACCCGCCTGGCGCCACACGCGTCGAGGGCGGCGAGCTCTTCTACATCGCCTCCACTCGCCTCAAGGAAATCTCCAATGGGATGGTTTAA